From the genome of Paraburkholderia aromaticivorans, one region includes:
- a CDS encoding 5-formyltetrahydrofolate cyclo-ligase, translating into MLLEARLKAASEPARNAALARHLLDALKQYGANSVGFYWPLAGEFDARAAVSVWLAASPQREASLPVIRERGVPLEFHAWTPDTPMKIGHHKIAEPTSGRIVTPELLFVPCVGFDAHGYRLGYGGGYYDRTLAAWPGAKKPITVGIAYEACRTPSLHREGHDIPLDLIVTEAALYPRPAD; encoded by the coding sequence ATGCTATTGGAAGCAAGGCTGAAAGCCGCTTCCGAGCCGGCGCGCAACGCCGCGCTCGCACGGCACTTGCTCGATGCATTGAAGCAGTACGGCGCGAACAGCGTGGGGTTCTACTGGCCGCTCGCCGGTGAGTTCGACGCACGCGCAGCGGTCTCGGTCTGGCTCGCGGCAAGCCCGCAACGCGAAGCGAGTCTGCCGGTGATCAGGGAGCGCGGCGTGCCGCTCGAATTTCACGCATGGACGCCCGACACGCCGATGAAGATCGGCCACCACAAGATCGCCGAGCCGACCTCGGGACGCATTGTGACGCCCGAACTGCTGTTCGTGCCGTGCGTCGGTTTCGACGCTCATGGCTACCGCCTCGGTTACGGCGGCGGCTATTACGATCGCACGCTGGCTGCGTGGCCGGGCGCGAAGAAGCCCATCACCGTGGGTATCGCCTACGAGGCGTGCCGCACGCCGTCTTTACACCGCGAAGGCCACGACATTCCGCTCGACCTGATCGTCACCGAGGCGGCGCTCTACCCGCGCCCGGCGGATTGA
- the pxpB gene encoding 5-oxoprolinase subunit PxpB, with translation MSQPRIFPLGDTALVCEAPPPATLECQRRVWAAAAAAHEWPHVLEVVPGMNNLTLVFDPLEADRDALVSHLQAAWNAVSDAPAPGREVEIPVQYGGEFGPDLKTVADHTGLSVREVVERHSNGDYVVFFLGFQPGFAYMGGLEAALHTPRRASPRLEVPAGSVGIGGEQTGIYPATSPGGWQLIGRTELPLFDPARRPPTLLQPGDRVRFTIAGIQA, from the coding sequence ATGAGCCAACCAAGAATCTTTCCGCTCGGCGATACCGCGCTAGTCTGCGAAGCGCCGCCGCCTGCCACGCTGGAATGCCAGCGTCGCGTGTGGGCGGCGGCCGCTGCCGCGCACGAGTGGCCGCATGTGCTGGAGGTGGTGCCCGGCATGAATAACCTCACGCTGGTTTTCGATCCACTCGAGGCCGACCGCGACGCGCTGGTAAGCCACCTGCAGGCGGCCTGGAATGCGGTGAGCGACGCGCCCGCGCCGGGCCGTGAAGTCGAGATTCCGGTGCAGTACGGCGGCGAGTTCGGCCCTGATCTGAAAACGGTCGCCGATCACACGGGCCTGAGCGTGCGCGAGGTCGTCGAACGTCATTCGAACGGCGACTACGTGGTGTTCTTCCTCGGCTTCCAGCCGGGCTTCGCTTATATGGGCGGACTCGAAGCTGCGCTGCACACGCCGCGCCGCGCGTCGCCGCGGCTCGAAGTGCCGGCCGGGTCGGTCGGCATCGGCGGCGAACAGACCGGCATCTATCCGGCCACGTCGCCCGGCGGCTGGCAGCTGATCGGCCGCACCGAGCTGCCGCTCTTCGACCCGGCGCGCCGGCCGCCCACGCTGCTGCAACCGGGCGACCGGGTGCGCTTCACCATCGCGGGGATACAGGCATGA
- a CDS encoding winged helix DNA-binding protein, translated as MSRHPTKIVSSEHLVSETSAELSELEYALIMAGNAFNRWMVRCMSAAGDKDMTAIEVSLLHHVSHRERRKKLADICFVLNIEDTHVATYALKKLVARGYVKSEKTGKEVFFSATDAGRELCLKYREVRESCLISTLKESGLTNEQIGEAAQLMRNASGLYDTAARAAASL; from the coding sequence ATGTCGCGCCATCCCACCAAGATCGTCTCCTCGGAACATCTCGTGTCCGAGACCAGCGCGGAACTGTCGGAACTCGAGTACGCGCTCATCATGGCGGGCAACGCTTTCAACCGATGGATGGTGCGCTGCATGTCGGCGGCGGGCGACAAGGACATGACCGCTATCGAGGTCTCGCTGCTGCATCACGTCAGCCATCGCGAGCGCCGCAAGAAGCTGGCGGACATCTGCTTCGTGCTGAACATCGAAGACACGCACGTCGCCACCTACGCGTTGAAGAAGCTCGTAGCTAGAGGGTATGTAAAAAGCGAAAAGACCGGCAAGGAAGTGTTCTTCTCGGCGACCGACGCCGGCCGCGAGCTCTGCCTGAAATATCGCGAAGTGCGTGAGAGCTGTCTCATCTCGACGCTGAAGGAAAGCGGCCTGACCAACGAGCAGATCGGCGAAGCGGCGCAGTTGATGCGCAACGCGTCCGGCCTCTACGATACCGCCGCGCGGGCGGCCGCGTCCTTATAA
- the pxpA gene encoding 5-oxoprolinase subunit PxpA: MEIDLNADLGEGSGSDEALLDLVSSANIACGWHAGGANAMHDCVRWAVQKGVSIGAHPSFNDPENFGRKEMDLPANDIYAGVLYQLGALSAIAQAEGGRIAHVKPHGALYNQAARDARIADAIVSAVHDFDPSVAVFALANSGLVTAARNAGLTAVEEVFADRGYRADGSLVPRKEPGALLDDEEEVLARTLTMIREQRVQAVDGQWVPLNAQTICLHGDGPHALAFARRIRGALRDAGIEVHPAVAARA, from the coding sequence ATGGAAATCGATTTGAACGCCGACCTCGGCGAAGGCAGCGGCTCCGACGAAGCGCTGCTCGACCTCGTCAGCTCGGCGAATATTGCGTGCGGCTGGCACGCGGGCGGCGCCAATGCGATGCACGACTGCGTGCGCTGGGCGGTGCAAAAAGGCGTGTCGATCGGCGCGCATCCGAGCTTTAACGATCCGGAGAATTTCGGCCGCAAGGAAATGGATCTACCGGCCAACGACATCTACGCGGGCGTGCTGTACCAGCTCGGCGCGCTCTCGGCGATCGCCCAGGCCGAGGGCGGGCGCATCGCGCACGTCAAGCCGCACGGCGCGCTGTACAACCAGGCCGCGCGCGACGCGAGGATCGCCGACGCGATCGTTTCGGCGGTGCACGATTTCGACCCGTCGGTGGCGGTGTTCGCGCTCGCCAACAGCGGACTCGTGACGGCCGCGCGCAACGCGGGTCTCACCGCGGTCGAAGAAGTCTTCGCCGATCGCGGCTATCGCGCGGACGGTTCGCTGGTGCCGCGCAAAGAACCGGGCGCGCTGCTCGACGACGAAGAAGAAGTGCTGGCGCGCACGCTCACGATGATTCGCGAGCAACGCGTGCAGGCCGTGGACGGCCAATGGGTGCCGCTGAACGCGCAGACCATCTGCCTGCACGGCGACGGTCCGCATGCGCTGGCGTTCGCGCGGCGCATCCGCGGCGCGCTGCGCGACGCCGGCATCGAAGTCCATCCGGCGGTCGCCGCCCGCGCCTGA
- a CDS encoding lytic transglycosylase domain-containing protein, producing MSKRLYRVYRAAGLALAAAALVACSTASAVKPLPLSQLTNDDQIFVQLREASRTNDAARAAQLASMIPGYPAPAYLEYFQIKPQLFDSSGHARIDAPDAPVLSFLQKYDGQAIADRMRNDYLTVLGARHDWRNFDQQYARFVLNDDTQVKCYALESRASRGENVADAARALLVDPKWYGDGCVDLINALAINQQFSSADVWQQIRLAYEQNYTNTGAKLVDALSNQPPDPVLFNQATTTPPLLLARGVGPDTQSHQLALLAITRMARNDPAMAAATFASVAPSLSSPERAIGWGTIAYQAAAKQMPGAVDWYRLSVNAPLSNPAYEWRTRTALLAGDWTMVRWSIEQMPAALRNQPSWVYWHARALKQAGDTTTANQEFESISPGYNFYGQLAAEELGRKITVPPKTAVSDAEVQEAGNTPGFDLAQRFYALNLRLEGNREWNWPLRNMSDRQLLATAEYARRIQLYDRTVNTADRTKSEHDFSLRYLSPFKDIVERDSQSNGLDVEWAYGLIRQESRFIMNARSEVGASGLMQLMPGTAQLVAKKIGLGPISREQMNDINTNILLGTNYLSMIYNQFDGSAVLATAGYNAGPGRPRSWRQSLQHPVEGAIFAEAIPFQETRDYVKNVLSNTVYYAALFEGRPQSLKARLGYIAP from the coding sequence ATGTCAAAACGCCTTTACCGAGTATATCGCGCGGCCGGCCTGGCGCTTGCCGCTGCGGCACTCGTCGCGTGCAGCACGGCCTCCGCCGTCAAGCCCCTTCCTCTTTCGCAACTCACGAACGACGACCAGATCTTCGTCCAGCTGCGCGAGGCATCCCGCACGAACGACGCGGCGCGCGCGGCGCAGTTGGCCAGCATGATTCCGGGCTATCCGGCGCCCGCCTATCTGGAGTACTTCCAGATCAAGCCGCAATTGTTCGATTCGAGCGGGCACGCGCGCATCGACGCACCTGACGCGCCGGTGCTCAGCTTCCTGCAGAAATACGACGGCCAGGCGATCGCCGACCGCATGCGCAACGACTACCTCACGGTGCTCGGCGCGCGTCACGACTGGCGCAATTTCGATCAGCAGTACGCCCGCTTCGTACTGAACGACGACACCCAGGTGAAGTGCTATGCGCTCGAATCGCGCGCCTCGCGCGGCGAAAACGTCGCCGACGCGGCCCGCGCGCTGCTCGTCGATCCGAAGTGGTACGGCGACGGCTGCGTGGACCTGATCAACGCGCTGGCGATCAACCAGCAGTTCAGTTCCGCCGACGTGTGGCAACAGATCCGCCTCGCCTACGAACAGAACTACACCAACACGGGCGCGAAGCTTGTCGACGCGCTCAGCAACCAGCCGCCCGACCCGGTGCTGTTCAATCAGGCCACCACCACGCCGCCGTTGCTGCTGGCGCGCGGCGTCGGGCCGGATACGCAGTCGCATCAACTCGCGTTGCTGGCCATCACGCGCATGGCGCGCAACGATCCGGCCATGGCCGCCGCCACCTTCGCGTCGGTGGCGCCGTCGCTGAGCTCGCCGGAGCGCGCCATCGGCTGGGGCACCATTGCCTATCAGGCCGCCGCCAAGCAGATGCCGGGCGCGGTGGACTGGTATCGCCTGTCGGTGAATGCGCCGCTGTCGAACCCCGCGTATGAATGGCGCACCCGCACCGCATTGCTCGCGGGCGACTGGACAATGGTGCGCTGGTCGATCGAACAGATGCCGGCGGCGCTGCGCAATCAGCCGTCGTGGGTGTATTGGCATGCCCGCGCGCTCAAGCAGGCGGGCGACACGACCACGGCCAACCAGGAATTCGAGTCGATTTCGCCGGGCTACAATTTCTACGGCCAGTTGGCGGCGGAAGAACTGGGCCGGAAGATCACGGTCCCGCCCAAAACCGCGGTGAGCGACGCTGAAGTGCAGGAGGCCGGCAACACGCCCGGCTTCGATCTGGCGCAGCGATTCTATGCGCTGAATCTGCGGCTCGAAGGCAATCGCGAATGGAACTGGCCGCTGCGCAACATGAGCGACCGGCAACTGCTCGCAACCGCCGAATACGCACGCCGCATCCAGTTGTATGACCGCACAGTCAACACGGCGGACCGCACGAAGAGCGAGCACGATTTCTCGCTGCGATATCTGTCGCCGTTCAAGGACATCGTCGAGCGCGATTCGCAGTCCAATGGGCTGGACGTGGAATGGGCGTACGGTCTGATTCGCCAGGAGTCGCGCTTCATCATGAATGCGCGCTCGGAAGTCGGCGCGAGCGGTTTGATGCAGTTGATGCCGGGCACCGCGCAACTGGTCGCGAAGAAAATCGGGCTGGGTCCGATCTCGCGCGAACAGATGAACGACATCAACACCAACATCCTGCTCGGCACGAACTATCTGTCCATGATCTACAATCAGTTCGACGGGTCCGCCGTGCTGGCCACTGCGGGCTATAACGCGGGCCCCGGCCGTCCGCGCAGCTGGCGGCAGTCCTTGCAGCATCCGGTGGAAGGCGCGATCTTCGCTGAGGCGATTCCGTTCCAGGAAACGCGCGACTACGTTAAGAATGTGTTGTCCAACACGGTCTACTATGCGGCATTGTTCGAAGGCCGTCCGCAATCGCTGAAGGCGCGTCTGGGTTATATCGCACCGTAA
- a CDS encoding complex I NDUFA9 subunit family protein, whose translation MRHKAIAIIGGSGFIGSHLVNALVEVGKDVRIATRRRYNARHLTLLPIDVIEADVFDPVQLARFVEGADCVINLVATLHGKRGKPYGPEFARMHVELPTRIVAACEGKGVHRLIHISALGADSNGPSMYTRSKGDGEKAVHAANLAWTIFRPSVVFGPEDQFLNKFAVLQRMFPMIPLAMPDAKFQPVYVGDVAKAIVNVLDLDAAGGRTYELGGPTVYTLEDLVKYCGDVIGKHARIIRLPEALARLQALTFEMAPGEPVISRDNLDSMKVDNVLSGPLAPELGIEPASIETIAPIYLTGASTRSRFDTFRASAGR comes from the coding sequence ATGCGACACAAAGCCATTGCGATCATCGGCGGTTCCGGTTTTATCGGCAGCCATCTCGTCAACGCCCTCGTCGAAGTGGGCAAAGACGTGCGCATCGCCACCCGGCGGCGCTACAACGCCCGCCATCTCACCCTCCTGCCCATCGACGTGATCGAAGCGGACGTGTTCGATCCGGTGCAACTCGCGCGCTTTGTCGAAGGTGCCGATTGCGTGATCAACCTCGTGGCCACGCTGCACGGCAAACGCGGCAAGCCATACGGTCCGGAATTCGCGCGCATGCATGTGGAGTTGCCGACCCGAATCGTAGCGGCATGTGAAGGCAAGGGCGTGCACCGGCTGATTCATATCAGCGCGCTAGGCGCCGACTCGAACGGCCCGAGCATGTACACGCGCTCGAAGGGCGACGGTGAGAAAGCCGTGCATGCGGCAAACCTCGCGTGGACGATTTTCCGTCCCTCCGTGGTGTTCGGACCGGAAGATCAGTTCCTCAACAAGTTCGCGGTTCTGCAGCGGATGTTTCCGATGATTCCGCTCGCCATGCCGGACGCAAAATTCCAGCCGGTGTACGTCGGCGATGTGGCGAAGGCGATCGTCAACGTGCTCGATCTGGACGCCGCCGGCGGCCGCACCTATGAACTGGGCGGCCCGACCGTTTACACACTCGAAGATCTCGTCAAATACTGCGGCGACGTGATCGGCAAACATGCACGCATCATCCGTTTGCCGGAGGCGTTGGCGCGCCTGCAGGCGCTGACTTTCGAAATGGCGCCCGGCGAACCGGTGATCTCGCGCGACAATCTCGACTCGATGAAGGTCGACAATGTGTTGAGCGGACCGCTCGCGCCCGAGCTCGGCATCGAGCCGGCCAGCATCGAAACGATCGCGCCGATCTATCTGACCGGCGCGTCGACGCGTTCGCGTTTCGACACGTTCCGCGCCAGCGCCGGACGCTGA
- a CDS encoding DUF969 domain-containing protein codes for MQTTVSLWPLIGVAVIIVGFLLRFNPMLIVAVAAIITGLAAHFPPEKILAEIGTGFIKTRNIPLIILLPLAVIGLLERHGLRERAQAWIGGIKAATAGRLLIVYLLVRELTAAVGLTGLGGHPQMVRPLIAPMAEGATETRFGKISDAVRFKLRAFSAATDNVGLFFGEDIFVAFGAIVLMTTFLKEAGIVVEPIHVAVWGIPTAICAFIIHGFRLYLLDRKLERELRGNAIASGAAGSSTQSAAGDKA; via the coding sequence ATGCAGACAACAGTCAGTCTATGGCCGCTCATTGGCGTGGCCGTCATCATCGTCGGCTTTTTATTGCGGTTCAATCCCATGCTGATCGTGGCGGTCGCCGCGATTATCACGGGCCTCGCCGCGCACTTCCCGCCTGAAAAGATTCTTGCCGAGATCGGCACCGGTTTTATCAAGACCCGCAATATCCCGTTGATCATTCTGCTGCCGCTGGCCGTGATCGGTCTGCTCGAACGGCACGGACTGCGTGAACGCGCGCAAGCGTGGATCGGTGGCATCAAGGCCGCGACCGCCGGGCGTCTTCTGATCGTCTATCTGCTGGTGCGCGAACTGACCGCGGCGGTCGGCCTGACCGGACTCGGCGGCCATCCGCAAATGGTGCGTCCGCTGATCGCGCCGATGGCCGAAGGCGCGACCGAAACCCGCTTCGGCAAGATCAGCGACGCCGTGCGCTTCAAATTGCGCGCGTTCTCCGCCGCGACCGACAACGTGGGGCTCTTCTTCGGCGAAGACATCTTCGTCGCGTTCGGCGCGATCGTGCTGATGACCACCTTCCTGAAGGAAGCCGGGATCGTCGTCGAACCGATTCATGTGGCCGTGTGGGGCATTCCCACCGCTATCTGCGCATTCATCATTCACGGCTTCCGCCTGTATCTGCTCGATCGCAAACTCGAGCGCGAACTGCGCGGCAATGCCATAGCGAGCGGCGCCGCCGGATCGTCGACGCAATCCGCCGCGGGAGACAAAGCATGA
- a CDS encoding biotin-dependent carboxyltransferase family protein, with amino-acid sequence MIDVIRAGLLTTIQDLGRHGYRHLGVAMGGALDRLSLEVGNRLVGNRPDAAGLEITFGPTVLRFLRATRVAITGTEFGATLDGKPVYSWWSLPVQAGQELVLNAAKRGMRGYVCVAGGVDVLPMLGSRSTDLAGHFGGLGGRALRDGDRLPVGAPPQRGHLGFTPEAPEFGVKAPAWCKFVLVHEPLRRGRHPSGVPWAVPIRVLRGPEYDSFTDQAHESFWADEWLVTPNSNRMGYRLAGAELKRAQKTDLLSHAVLPGTIQVPPNGQPIVLLSDAQTTGGYPKIGAVIQADLWKLAQVRLNASVRFIPTTPYEARQALLEERTYLRQIDAAIAMHEERCARQFAVAAL; translated from the coding sequence ATGATCGATGTGATTCGCGCGGGTCTGTTGACCACGATTCAGGATCTCGGCCGTCACGGCTACCGGCATCTCGGCGTCGCGATGGGCGGGGCGCTCGATCGTCTGTCGCTCGAAGTCGGCAACCGGCTGGTCGGCAACCGGCCCGATGCGGCGGGTCTGGAAATCACTTTCGGCCCCACCGTGCTGCGCTTTCTGCGCGCCACACGAGTGGCGATCACCGGCACCGAATTCGGCGCGACGCTCGACGGCAAACCGGTCTACTCGTGGTGGAGCCTGCCGGTGCAAGCCGGCCAGGAACTGGTGTTGAATGCGGCGAAGCGCGGCATGCGCGGCTATGTGTGCGTGGCGGGCGGCGTCGACGTCTTGCCGATGCTCGGCTCGCGCAGCACTGATCTCGCCGGCCATTTCGGCGGACTCGGCGGCCGCGCGCTGCGCGACGGCGACCGCCTGCCGGTCGGCGCGCCGCCGCAACGCGGCCACCTCGGCTTCACGCCCGAGGCGCCGGAGTTCGGCGTGAAGGCGCCCGCGTGGTGCAAGTTCGTGCTGGTTCACGAGCCGCTGCGGCGTGGCCGTCACCCGTCAGGCGTGCCGTGGGCCGTGCCGATTCGCGTGCTGCGCGGACCGGAATACGACAGCTTCACCGACCAAGCCCACGAATCGTTCTGGGCCGACGAATGGCTCGTCACGCCGAACAGCAACCGCATGGGCTACCGACTGGCCGGCGCCGAGCTCAAACGCGCGCAGAAGACCGATCTGCTGTCGCACGCCGTGCTACCGGGCACGATTCAGGTGCCGCCGAACGGCCAGCCGATCGTGCTGTTGAGCGACGCGCAAACCACCGGCGGCTATCCGAAGATCGGCGCCGTGATTCAGGCCGACCTCTGGAAGCTCGCGCAGGTGCGGCTCAACGCATCCGTGCGCTTCATCCCGACGACGCCCTACGAGGCGCGTCAGGCTTTACTGGAAGAGCGCACGTATTTGCGGCAGATCGACGCTGCGATCGCGATGCATGAAGAACGCTGCGCGCGCCAGTTTGCCGTCGCGGCGCTGTAA